The genomic segment TTTGGAAGCAATCGTAAAAGCCCTGTGGTACGAAGAGTTATCCAAGCAGTTGAAATACTTAAAAAACGCTATCCTAATTGGCTTATTGATGGAGAACTGCAAGCTAATTTTGCCCTTCGCCCTGATTTATTACAAGAACGTTTTCCATTTAGCGAACTTGCCCAAGAAGGAGCAAACGTGCTTATATTTCCAGACTTAGCATCAGGGAATATCGGATATAAGCTTGTCCAAGAACTTGCAAATGCTTCTGTTATTGGACCTATTTTACTCGGACTTAAAAAACCTGTTCATATACTACAATTAGGAAGCAGCGTAGATGAAATTGTCAATATGGTAACCTACGCTGTGATGGATTGTCAAAAACGCCAAGTAGATAATCCAAGCTTACAAAAGGTTTAGCTTTCGTGGCGAAACATTTAGAAAAAGGAAAGCAAGGTGAAGAATTAGCTTGTCAGTATCTCTTAGAGCAGGGATACGAAATACTATTGAGAAATTGGAAATGGGAAAAAGCAGAAATTGACATTATTGCTTTGGAAGGTCAAGAGTTAGTTTTTGTGGAAGTACGCCTGCGCACACACGCACAGGATAGTCCTGAATTATCTATTTCACCTAAAAAAGCTTCTTTGTTATGCGCAGCCGCTTCGTTTTTTGTAGATTTTTGCATGGACAGAAATTATAGCTCCGTTCGCTTTGATGTAATAGGTATTCAGATGAAAAACAACGTACCTCACATTAAACACTACAAAGATGTATTTCGTTAAAGAATATCGCTTACTATTTTTTTAGTAGCAATAGGGCTATCTGAACCTAATATTTCATGAACTGTAACAGGCTTATGAGTTTGATAATCATCGGAAATAAGGTCAGCTTCAATAGCATAAATCATAGCTTGCTGCAAAATGTATCTTGTAATTCCTTTTGAAATT from the Bacteroidia bacterium genome contains:
- a CDS encoding YraN family protein, translated to MAKHLEKGKQGEELACQYLLEQGYEILLRNWKWEKAEIDIIALEGQELVFVEVRLRTHAQDSPELSISPKKASLLCAAASFFVDFCMDRNYSSVRFDVIGIQMKNNVPHIKHYKDVFR